One Panicum virgatum strain AP13 chromosome 3N, P.virgatum_v5, whole genome shotgun sequence DNA segment encodes these proteins:
- the LOC120664909 gene encoding GDSL esterase/lipase At5g45670-like, with product MGRRAWQLAAAAAAILAVLGAAAVRPAGAAPQVPCYFIFGDSLVDNGNNNLMVSMARANYPPYGIDFAGGPSGRFSNGLTTVDVLAKLLGFDDYIPPFAGASSQQLLTGVNFASAAAGIREETGQQLGGRISFSGQVRNYQSAVQELVSILGDEGSAAAHLSRCIFTVGMGSNDYLNNYFMPAFYSTGSRYTPEQYADALAADYARLLQAMYVYGARKVALMGVGQVGCSPNELAQRSPSGVACVEEIDSAVRIFNRRLAGLADRFNALPGAHFTYVNVYGIFEDIMRAPGAHGLRVTNTGCCGVGRNNGQVTCLPFQMPCANRHEYLFWDAFHPTEAANVLVAQRTYSARLASDVHPVDIRTLARL from the exons ATGGGGCGGCGCGCTTGGCagctggccgcggcggcggcggctatccTGGCcgtgctcggcgcggcggcggtgcggccggccggggcggcgccgcAGGTGCCGTGCTACTTCATCTTCGGGGACTCGCTGGTGGACAACGGCAACAACAACCTCATGGTGTCGATGGCGCGCGCCAACTACCCGCCCTACGGGATCGACTTCGCCGGCGGGCCCTCTGGCCGCTTCAGCAACGGCCTCACCACCGTTGACGTCCTCG CTAAGCTTCTGGGCTTCGACGACTACATCCCCCCGTTCGCCGGCGCAAGCAGCCAGCAGCTCCTCACCGGCGTCAacttcgcctccgccgccgccggcatccgGGAGGAGACCGGCCAGCAGTTG GGCGGGCGGATCAGCTTCAGCGGGCAGGTGCGGAACTACCAGTCGGCGGTGCAGGAGCTGGTGAGCATCCTGGGCGAcgagggctcggcggcggcgcacctgaGCCGGTGCATCTTCACGGTGGGCATGGGCAGCAACGACTACCTCAACAACTACTTCATGCCGGCCTTCTACAGCACGGGCAGCCGCTACACCCCGGAGCAGTACGCCGACGCGCTGGCCGCCGACTACGCCCGGCTCCTGCAGGCCATGTACGTCTACGGCGCCCGCAAGGTGGCGCTGATGGGCGTGGGGCAGGTCGGGTGCAGCCCCAACGAGCTGGCGCAGCGGAGCcccagcggcgtcgcctgcgtCGAGGAGATCGACAGCGCCGTCCGGATCTTCaaccggcggctcgccggcctcgccgaCCGCTTCAACGCGCTCCCCGGCGCGCACTTCACCTACGTCAACGTGTACGGCATCTTCGAGGACATCATGCGCGCCCCCGGCGCGCACGGGCTCAGGGTGACCAACACCGGCTGCTGCGGGGTGGGCAGGAACAACGGGCAGGTGACGTGCCTCCCGTTCCAGATGCCCTGCGCCAACCGCCACGAGTACCTCTTCTGGGACGCCTTCCACCCGACGGAGGCGGCCAACGTCCTCGTCGCCCAGCGGACGTACAGCGCCAGGCTCGCCTCCGACGTCCACCCCGTCGACATCCGGACACTCGCAAGGCTCTAG
- the LOC120664910 gene encoding uncharacterized protein LOC120664910 isoform X2 yields the protein MAAAGAPFSIREYAARARARAEGGGWPFGGGAGALPPVKVRRFRWWEDVAAAAAEDDEGEVERRMAAKRRKRSVAELFAAVPRVARGLGCGKGKAAKRKLDGKGSGKEQVVLGVRVKTSNRSKKKKKKAPTTGIDVKEKEKSSGVKATSISVSQLFHHSIRKRKPKNSLSKEKGNQEVSVLLGIKSNKGNRKSVLERHKKAITNSIQAQSISKKQSKAGFSTVLDNTDIRSKSSSYKSKHVTFSAGTDIFRLTAHLPEDNTEQPQSVQTSPRSTQEGHDHRNTDKPQLVCQQADAISGAVENTSSLSESVVSAGVHHAVPLTKLKARTILGTSVDLNHCIETSNSSNCLRACLSRKVPFQNFNSVNSHLDSDDDLSPDVECLGERNHMVSQASYAPTSLATKAISGDRSPLSQPSSSCLHERSRSTLQERSVANYHLGTVHPGLLRSSKDVMRSIGSSIGSHKPAGGQGTDFVSAGRNMHFGDDYFGLPINSRGEFVKVHPGGTPNSVDIFKRQYLGESSCCPSAIPTVFTPSAGMDPVNLRPNHHAQQIYSVDQSVFHADTRFTPAAPTAYGLDSRHLPSSERTKIHYYRMPNNKYPCTNQQELSGECFCSECVMHHNPQQRLHGMQSLCLSQNSGQNTQHNAETTMRLMGKTVTLGTSAIKCRDLDNKIPHSSKQTRAEDQFFQGTRMNIFPQLFHGGLVDPPSACRISDGERQSTRNPSIFSFVPAAVPSLVLDTSSFRTNSCNQKPELATANNRYAHSGGWCNEGETGHQQPVMAKQVQRTAEDMLSGSMHHRHTQTLAPESSINRRNDVRDFMEQRQVPSYLPQHFNRMTQRPPVSSFASSYPVQNGPGLTTQTKFTSLRPLPPSVIPSQACHADYTPPHGSITAFHPPVPIPYPVSNPSAPGNAIFEEESMGWTILGSKPEGLEHVRKNYKRPAEKDDALLTLPKKPCTAALKELSMSPFPEKGLEFRGPRPDPQARDAYLR from the exons atggcggccgccggcgcgccgttcTCCATCCG GGAGtacgcggcgcgggcgcgggcgcgggcggagggCGGGGGCTGGCCGttcggcgggggcgcgggggCGCTGCCGCCGGTGAAGGTGCGGCGGTTCAGGTGGTGGGaggacgtggcggcggcggcggctgaggaCGACGAGGGGGAGGTGGAGAGGAGGATGGCGGCCAAGCGACGGAAGCGCTCCGTCGCCGAGCTCTTCGCCGCCGTGCCGAGGGTGGCACGGGGCCTGGGGTGCGGGAAGGGGAAGGCCGCCAAGAGGAAGCTGGATGGGAAGGGGAGCGGGAAGGAGCAGGTGGTGCTCGGTGTCAGGGTTAAGACGAGCAAcaggagcaagaagaagaagaagaaggccccGACGACCGGGATCGATGTAAAAGAAAAG GAGAAAAGCAGCGGAGTAAAAGCTACCTCAATTAGTGTTTCTCAGTTGTTTCATCATTCCATAAGaaagaggaagcccaagaattcTCTTAGCAAGGAAAAGGGAAATCAAGAGGTCTCGGTTTTACTAGGCATAAAAAGTAATAAGGGAAACAGAAAGTCAGTTTTGGAAAGACACAAAAAGGCTATAACAAACAGTATTCAAGCTCAAAGCATATctaagaagcaatcaaaagcaGGGTTCAGCACAGTACTGGATAACACAGATATTAGGAGTAAATCGAGTTCTTACAAATCAAAGCATGTTACCTTTTCTGCTGGCACTGACATATTTAGATTGACTGCCCATCTGCCTGAAGATAATACAGAGCAACCGCAATCAGTACAGACATCCCCGCGATCCACTCAGGAAGGTCATGATCACCGCAATACAGATAAGCCACAGTTGGTCTGTCAACAAGCAGATGCTATATCAGGCGCTGTGGAGAATACCAGCTCTTTATCTGAAAGTGTAGTATCAGCTGGTGTTCACCATGCTGTCCCACTCACCAAACTGAAAGCTAGGACTATCTTGGGCACTTCAGTGGATCTGAATCACTGCATTGAAACTTCTAACAGCAGTAATTGTCTGAGGGCATGCTTATCCCGAAAGGTTCCCTTTCAAAACTTCAACAGTGTGAACTCTCATCTAGACAGCGACGATGACTTAAGTCCTGATGTTGAGTGTCTTGGAGAACGAAACCATATGGTATCACAAGCATCATACGCTCCTACTAGTTTGGCAACCAAGGCAATATCAGGTGACAGGAGTCCACTGTCACAACCTTCCAGTTCTTGTTTACATGAAAGGAGCAGAAGCACATTGCAGGAGAGGTCAGTTGCTAATTATCACTTGGGCACAGTTCATCCTGGGCTTCTTAGATCTAGTAAAGATGTGATGAGAAGCATAGGCTCCTCAATAGGATCACATAAACCAGCAGGTGGACAAGGCACAGATTTTGTATCAGCAGGCAGGAACATGCACTTTGGTGATGACTATTTTGGCCTTCCTATTAATTCACGAGGTGAATTCGTTAAGGTTCATCCTGGTGGCACCCCTAATTCTGTTGACATTTTTAAGAGGCAGTACTTGGGGGAGAGTTCTTGCTGTCCCTCAGCTATTCCAACTGTTTTCACTCCTAGTGCTGGCATGGATCCTGTCAATCTGAGACCCAACCATCACGCTCAAcaaatttattcagtagatcAGTCTGTGTTTCATGCAGATactcgttttactccggcagcCCCAACAGCATATGGGTTGGATTCCAGACACTTGCCAAGTTCTGAAAGAACAAAAATTCATTACTATAGAATGCCCAACAACAAGTATCCATGCACCAACCAACAGGAGCTTTCGGGTGAATGTTTTTGCTCTGAATGCGTAATGCATCATAATCCACAACAGCGGCTACATGGGATGCAAAGCCTCTGTCTAAGCCAGAACAGTGGGCAGAACACCCAACACAATGCCGAAACAACAATGCGCCTTATGGGGAAAACAGTTACACTTGGAACTAGCGCCATAAAATGTAGAGATCTGGATAACAAAATTCCACATTCCAGTAAACAAACCCGAGCTGAAGATCAGTTCTTTCAGGGAACACGAATGAACATTTTTCCACAACTGTTCCATGGAGGACTGGTCGATCCCCCTTCTGCATGTAGGATTTCAGATGGAGAGAGACAGTCCACTCGAAACCCAtcaattttttcttttgttccaGCAGCTGTACCAAGTTTAGTGCTTGATACTAGTAGTTTTAGAACAAATAGTTGCAACCAGAAACCTGAACTAGCAACAGCAAATAATCGGTATGCTCATTCAGGGGGCTGGTGCAATGAAGGGGAGACAGGACATCAGCAACCAGTTATGGCAAAGCAAGTTCAGAGGACCGCTGAAGACATGCTGTCTGGTTCTATGCACCACAGGCACACTCAGACTCTTGCACCGGAGTCATCTATAAATAGAAGGAACGACGTCAGAGACTTCATGGAACAAAGACAGGTGCCTAGTTATCTTCCTCAACACTTTAACAGAATGACACAGAGGCCCCCAGTATCATCGTTTGCATCAAGTTATCCTGTTCAGAATGGTCCTGGCTTGACAACTCAAACAAAATTCACCTCCCTCCGACCATTGCCCCCTTCGGTCATTCCTTCCCAAGCTTGCCATGCTGATTATACACCGCCTCATGGATCTATTACCGCCTTTCACCCACCAGTTCCGATACCTTATCCAGTAAGCAATCCTAGCGCTCCTGGCAATGCAATATTTGAAGAAGAGAGCATGGGATGGACTATTCTGGGATCAAAGCCTGAGGGTTTAGAACATGTGAGGAAAAACTATAAAAGACCTGCAGAAAAGGATGATGCCCTCCTGACATTGCCAAAGAAACCTTGCACTGCTGCTCTGAAGGAGCTAAGCATGTCACCATTCCCAGAAAAGGGTTTGGAGTTCCGTGGACCCAGGCCAGATCCACAGGCACGGGACGCCTATCtgcgttga
- the LOC120664910 gene encoding uncharacterized protein LOC120664910 isoform X1, whose translation MRLEPMPPPPLLVPGLTSCPCFSFRRCGGCREYAARARARAEGGGWPFGGGAGALPPVKVRRFRWWEDVAAAAAEDDEGEVERRMAAKRRKRSVAELFAAVPRVARGLGCGKGKAAKRKLDGKGSGKEQVVLGVRVKTSNRSKKKKKKAPTTGIDVKEKEKSSGVKATSISVSQLFHHSIRKRKPKNSLSKEKGNQEVSVLLGIKSNKGNRKSVLERHKKAITNSIQAQSISKKQSKAGFSTVLDNTDIRSKSSSYKSKHVTFSAGTDIFRLTAHLPEDNTEQPQSVQTSPRSTQEGHDHRNTDKPQLVCQQADAISGAVENTSSLSESVVSAGVHHAVPLTKLKARTILGTSVDLNHCIETSNSSNCLRACLSRKVPFQNFNSVNSHLDSDDDLSPDVECLGERNHMVSQASYAPTSLATKAISGDRSPLSQPSSSCLHERSRSTLQERSVANYHLGTVHPGLLRSSKDVMRSIGSSIGSHKPAGGQGTDFVSAGRNMHFGDDYFGLPINSRGEFVKVHPGGTPNSVDIFKRQYLGESSCCPSAIPTVFTPSAGMDPVNLRPNHHAQQIYSVDQSVFHADTRFTPAAPTAYGLDSRHLPSSERTKIHYYRMPNNKYPCTNQQELSGECFCSECVMHHNPQQRLHGMQSLCLSQNSGQNTQHNAETTMRLMGKTVTLGTSAIKCRDLDNKIPHSSKQTRAEDQFFQGTRMNIFPQLFHGGLVDPPSACRISDGERQSTRNPSIFSFVPAAVPSLVLDTSSFRTNSCNQKPELATANNRYAHSGGWCNEGETGHQQPVMAKQVQRTAEDMLSGSMHHRHTQTLAPESSINRRNDVRDFMEQRQVPSYLPQHFNRMTQRPPVSSFASSYPVQNGPGLTTQTKFTSLRPLPPSVIPSQACHADYTPPHGSITAFHPPVPIPYPVSNPSAPGNAIFEEESMGWTILGSKPEGLEHVRKNYKRPAEKDDALLTLPKKPCTAALKELSMSPFPEKGLEFRGPRPDPQARDAYLR comes from the exons ATGCGCCTCGAaccaatgccgccgccgccgctgcttgtGCCTGGCCTCACCTCGTGCCCTTGTTTTTCGTTCCGCCGCTGCGGCGGATGCAGGGAGtacgcggcgcgggcgcgggcgcgggcggagggCGGGGGCTGGCCGttcggcgggggcgcgggggCGCTGCCGCCGGTGAAGGTGCGGCGGTTCAGGTGGTGGGaggacgtggcggcggcggcggctgaggaCGACGAGGGGGAGGTGGAGAGGAGGATGGCGGCCAAGCGACGGAAGCGCTCCGTCGCCGAGCTCTTCGCCGCCGTGCCGAGGGTGGCACGGGGCCTGGGGTGCGGGAAGGGGAAGGCCGCCAAGAGGAAGCTGGATGGGAAGGGGAGCGGGAAGGAGCAGGTGGTGCTCGGTGTCAGGGTTAAGACGAGCAAcaggagcaagaagaagaagaagaaggccccGACGACCGGGATCGATGTAAAAGAAAAG GAGAAAAGCAGCGGAGTAAAAGCTACCTCAATTAGTGTTTCTCAGTTGTTTCATCATTCCATAAGaaagaggaagcccaagaattcTCTTAGCAAGGAAAAGGGAAATCAAGAGGTCTCGGTTTTACTAGGCATAAAAAGTAATAAGGGAAACAGAAAGTCAGTTTTGGAAAGACACAAAAAGGCTATAACAAACAGTATTCAAGCTCAAAGCATATctaagaagcaatcaaaagcaGGGTTCAGCACAGTACTGGATAACACAGATATTAGGAGTAAATCGAGTTCTTACAAATCAAAGCATGTTACCTTTTCTGCTGGCACTGACATATTTAGATTGACTGCCCATCTGCCTGAAGATAATACAGAGCAACCGCAATCAGTACAGACATCCCCGCGATCCACTCAGGAAGGTCATGATCACCGCAATACAGATAAGCCACAGTTGGTCTGTCAACAAGCAGATGCTATATCAGGCGCTGTGGAGAATACCAGCTCTTTATCTGAAAGTGTAGTATCAGCTGGTGTTCACCATGCTGTCCCACTCACCAAACTGAAAGCTAGGACTATCTTGGGCACTTCAGTGGATCTGAATCACTGCATTGAAACTTCTAACAGCAGTAATTGTCTGAGGGCATGCTTATCCCGAAAGGTTCCCTTTCAAAACTTCAACAGTGTGAACTCTCATCTAGACAGCGACGATGACTTAAGTCCTGATGTTGAGTGTCTTGGAGAACGAAACCATATGGTATCACAAGCATCATACGCTCCTACTAGTTTGGCAACCAAGGCAATATCAGGTGACAGGAGTCCACTGTCACAACCTTCCAGTTCTTGTTTACATGAAAGGAGCAGAAGCACATTGCAGGAGAGGTCAGTTGCTAATTATCACTTGGGCACAGTTCATCCTGGGCTTCTTAGATCTAGTAAAGATGTGATGAGAAGCATAGGCTCCTCAATAGGATCACATAAACCAGCAGGTGGACAAGGCACAGATTTTGTATCAGCAGGCAGGAACATGCACTTTGGTGATGACTATTTTGGCCTTCCTATTAATTCACGAGGTGAATTCGTTAAGGTTCATCCTGGTGGCACCCCTAATTCTGTTGACATTTTTAAGAGGCAGTACTTGGGGGAGAGTTCTTGCTGTCCCTCAGCTATTCCAACTGTTTTCACTCCTAGTGCTGGCATGGATCCTGTCAATCTGAGACCCAACCATCACGCTCAAcaaatttattcagtagatcAGTCTGTGTTTCATGCAGATactcgttttactccggcagcCCCAACAGCATATGGGTTGGATTCCAGACACTTGCCAAGTTCTGAAAGAACAAAAATTCATTACTATAGAATGCCCAACAACAAGTATCCATGCACCAACCAACAGGAGCTTTCGGGTGAATGTTTTTGCTCTGAATGCGTAATGCATCATAATCCACAACAGCGGCTACATGGGATGCAAAGCCTCTGTCTAAGCCAGAACAGTGGGCAGAACACCCAACACAATGCCGAAACAACAATGCGCCTTATGGGGAAAACAGTTACACTTGGAACTAGCGCCATAAAATGTAGAGATCTGGATAACAAAATTCCACATTCCAGTAAACAAACCCGAGCTGAAGATCAGTTCTTTCAGGGAACACGAATGAACATTTTTCCACAACTGTTCCATGGAGGACTGGTCGATCCCCCTTCTGCATGTAGGATTTCAGATGGAGAGAGACAGTCCACTCGAAACCCAtcaattttttcttttgttccaGCAGCTGTACCAAGTTTAGTGCTTGATACTAGTAGTTTTAGAACAAATAGTTGCAACCAGAAACCTGAACTAGCAACAGCAAATAATCGGTATGCTCATTCAGGGGGCTGGTGCAATGAAGGGGAGACAGGACATCAGCAACCAGTTATGGCAAAGCAAGTTCAGAGGACCGCTGAAGACATGCTGTCTGGTTCTATGCACCACAGGCACACTCAGACTCTTGCACCGGAGTCATCTATAAATAGAAGGAACGACGTCAGAGACTTCATGGAACAAAGACAGGTGCCTAGTTATCTTCCTCAACACTTTAACAGAATGACACAGAGGCCCCCAGTATCATCGTTTGCATCAAGTTATCCTGTTCAGAATGGTCCTGGCTTGACAACTCAAACAAAATTCACCTCCCTCCGACCATTGCCCCCTTCGGTCATTCCTTCCCAAGCTTGCCATGCTGATTATACACCGCCTCATGGATCTATTACCGCCTTTCACCCACCAGTTCCGATACCTTATCCAGTAAGCAATCCTAGCGCTCCTGGCAATGCAATATTTGAAGAAGAGAGCATGGGATGGACTATTCTGGGATCAAAGCCTGAGGGTTTAGAACATGTGAGGAAAAACTATAAAAGACCTGCAGAAAAGGATGATGCCCTCCTGACATTGCCAAAGAAACCTTGCACTGCTGCTCTGAAGGAGCTAAGCATGTCACCATTCCCAGAAAAGGGTTTGGAGTTCCGTGGACCCAGGCCAGATCCACAGGCACGGGACGCCTATCtgcgttga